The genomic stretch ACTTGATGGAACTGGGCCACCTACTGTAACTTACACAGGTCACTGTGGGCCAATACTTCCCCCAGAAAGTGATGCACTACCAATAGAATACCTGAAGCTTTATATTACTGAGAGTTTCATCCAGAAAGTTGTTGACGAAACAAACCTGTATGCAAGTCAGTGGATCCAATCTCATACAGATTACCTACAACAAAAGAAAAGGTCCACCGTCCACTTATGGATCAAGCAAGGTCAGACGTCTGTTAATGAAATGTATGCTTTTGTAGGAGTTTTCTTGAACATGGGTCTCATTAAAAAACCAACTGTAAGGGCATATTGGGATTGTACAAATCCAAGTCAGGCAACACCTTGGTTCCCTAATCACTTCAATCGAGAGAGATTTGAACTGATGTTGAAATTTCTGCACTTTGCAGATAACTCAAAAATTCCAACCCCCGCCGACCTGTCACATGAACTGTATAAAATTCAACCAGTAACTGATCACTTCCAAAAGACTTTCAAACAGCATTACTGCTCggacagagaaatatatattgatgAGAGAATTATTGGTTGCAGAGGTAAGACCCCTCAATTGTGTCATTACATACCAAGCAAGCACCATGCTAAATTTGGAATGAAGGTTTGGTGTTTATGTGAGGCAACATCAGGGTATGTACTCACATTTGAGGTGTGCAAGGGTAAAGATAATGTGCAAGTAAGTGGAGATATCGCCAAATGTGACCGTGTTATGCGACTAATGGAGAAAGCAGGGGTATTTCATCAAGGCCATCATCTTAGACTAGATAACTGCTTTTCTTCACCGAAGCTCTTTCTTGATCTGTGGCGGAGAGGTACAACAGCAGCTGGAGCAGTTAATACAAATTGTCAAGGATTGCCTATGGGTGCtataaagaaaacactgaaaaacaaacaagtttCAGAGTATAGGAAAGGTCCATTGTCATGTGTCGCTTACAAGAAGGGCAAGAAAACTTCTGTTCTTTTATCAACTTCTTCCAAAGAAGGATATACAACTGTGCACAGAGCAGAAAATGCAGACAAGACACTTCCAGGAACTGCTGAAAACCACAATCACGTCATGGGCAGTGTGCAAAAGAAGGACATTAATCTCTGTTCGTATCTTGCAGAATGCAAGACAGAGAAATGGACTAACAAAGTAGCCTTTTCTTTAATTGGGATGGCTGTCCTTAACAGCTACGTATTGTATGTAGCAAATACATCGGATAGGCCTCCCTTATGGAAGTACAAATTCACAGTTTCCTTGGTTGAGTCACTAGTCCAGAACTACCAGCCGGTGAAAATTATCAGGAAAAGACGCAGTCGGGAGCAGTTACATGCAGCCTCACTGCCACTCGATGAACCAATTGCTACCCCATCCCATGTGGCACTATCTACAGATGACGGGCATAGGCTTGTCAAACTGCCAGCGGGTAAAAAAAGGAACTGTATAGCAGGCCATCCTAAAAGGGTACGTTCGTGCTACTTCTGCCCGAAGTGTCAAGGGGGTATCTGTCCTGTATGCTTCACTAAAtttcacaacaaaataaaattgtagtGATTACATGGAacaatttttgtcttttacttgAACACCTTGAAAACTAGTGAAATGGCTTTCGACAGTAAAATACCTGGAGTCTAACCAAGAAAAAATTTTCCCGTAACCACCACCcacttttgaaatacattttatacTGCAGTATCATGTATCTATTTTTGTGTAATACAATAGATGTTAACCACTGGCATAAGATTACAAATTTTCAAtcaaaacagttattttaaaacatCACTTTTACTCTGATTCATGAAATGGGTTCGATTTGCTTCTGATTTTTTAATGGATCTTATATTACTGCAGTTGATATTAAGACAATTCTGAGCCTACAGTTGTAACTTGCATTACGAACTCGCGCAACAGGAGAATGGATTAACCATGTATAATGTTATATTGTAGATACGAACTGCAcacttgttttgtttacattttgaaatgTACATTGTTTATGGTAGTCACAAAGACAATctcttcattaatatatattagttttattggTTAGAAAACTATCCTTCTTATCTTTATTGTCAGTGGCCAGCTTTCTGTATTTTTGGCTTAAAAAAGAAGACTAATGCTATAGGTCTAGTGCAAGTTACAACagatcatttttgttttaccacA from Macrobrachium rosenbergii isolate ZJJX-2024 chromosome 54, ASM4041242v1, whole genome shotgun sequence encodes the following:
- the LOC136834847 gene encoding piggyBac transposable element-derived protein 4-like, which gives rise to MDDENEDGFLQSDTDGDSDTYDTSEGEFGSDDDTSEEEFVPDHDISDSDNDAKYEIEFVKVEIDDDLMGNYNNGDEDWMPDSLDGTGPPTVTYTGHCGPILPPESDALPIEYLKLYITESFIQKVVDETNLYASQWIQSHTDYLQQKKRSTVHLWIKQGQTSVNEMYAFVGVFLNMGLIKKPTVRAYWDCTNPSQATPWFPNHFNRERFELMLKFLHFADNSKIPTPADLSHELYKIQPVTDHFQKTFKQHYCSDREIYIDERIIGCRGKTPQLCHYIPSKHHAKFGMKVWCLCEATSGYVLTFEVCKGKDNVQVSGDIAKCDRVMRLMEKAGVFHQGHHLRLDNCFSSPKLFLDLWRRGTTAAGAVNTNCQGLPMGAIKKTLKNKQVSEYRKGPLSCVAYKKGKKTSVLLSTSSKEGYTTVHRAENADKTLPGTAENHNHVMGSVQKKDINLCSYLAECKTEKWTNKVAFSLIGMAVLNSYVLYVANTSDRPPLWKYKFTVSLVESLVQNYQPVKIIRKRRSREQLHAASLPLDEPIATPSHVALSTDDGHRLVKLPAGKKRNCIAGHPKRVRSCYFCPKCQGGICPVCFTKFHNKIKL